A portion of the Lathamus discolor isolate bLatDis1 chromosome 5, bLatDis1.hap1, whole genome shotgun sequence genome contains these proteins:
- the RNF8 gene encoding E3 ubiquitin-protein ligase RNF8 isoform X2: MATRGPSRLAWCLRRVGASGDWLLLEAGTQVTIGRGLDLTYQLVSKTCPLMISRKHCVFQQNAEGQWTVKDNKSLNGVWLNKQRLDPSKAYPIAEGDRIQLGVPLENKESAEYEYEVIKDEWEKIRPFLAQRNDLGKAKSSRTKRKFSLEELETSGSEGPSNSRSKRDRVSFDSELLGKSQGKVEEVKQLTEKMAVKLPSPGPSEEDRGPVCRSPVHAEKAVSVLHKDQKGSGLAESWTGLEKLRKTLVDITELKVKVQEKQAAVLNVKQKRRKCAQKDILAMEQELRELQNQLCMEQEHHQQQVEELKRTFCKEQQNLEGVKGQHGEENLKEQLAQVLQEHHALMEELSRSKKDFEEIIQAKNKELEETKEEKEKVRAQKEEVLNQMNDVLENELQCTICSEHFIEAVTLNCAHSFCSYCINEWTKRKVECPICRQEIKSKTRSLVLDNCIDRMVEKLDVEMKEHRLTLIRERKGERETECVGEDSHRQ, translated from the exons ATGGCGACGCGCGGGCCCTCTCGCTTGGCGTGGTGCCTCCGCCGGGTCGGGGCCAGCGGtgactggctgctgctggaggccgGCACGCAG GTAACTATAGGCCGAGGATTAGATCTCACGTATCAGCTGGTGTCAAAAACCTGCCCCTTGATGATCTCCCGTAAGCActgtgttttccagcaaaatgcAGAAGGGCAGTGGACTGTCAAGGATAACAAG AGTCTAAATGGAGTCTGGCTTAACAAACAGCGTCTGGATCCCTCAAAAGCCTATCCTATTGCTGAAGGAGACCGTATCCAATTGGGAGtgcctttggaaaacaaagagagTGCTGAATATGAGTATGAAGTAATTAAAGATGAATGGGAGAAAATCAGACCCTTTTTAGCCCAGAGAAACGACTTGGGGAAAGCTAAAAGTTCAAGAACTAAACGTAAGTTTAGTCTGGAGGAATTGGAGACATCTGGATCAGAAGGCCCCTCAAACTCCAGATCCAAGAGAGACAGAGTGTCCTTTGACAGTGAACTTTTGGGTAAATCACAGGGAAAGGTAGAAGAGGTCAAACAGTTAACAGAGAAGATGGCTGTCAAACTGCCTTCTCCTGGACCAAGTGAGGAGGATAGGGGTCCAGTGTGTAGGAGCCCTGTGCATGCTGAGAAAGCTGTGTCTGTCCTGCATAAGGACCAGAAGGGCTCTGGTCTTGCAGAGTCATGGACTGGCTtggaaaagctgagaaaaactTTAGTAGATATAACAGAGTTAAAGGTCAAAGTGCAGGAGAAGCAGGCAGCAGTTCTGAATGTGAAGCAGAAGCGCAGGAAGTGTGCTCAGAAGGATATCCTGGCAATGGAGCAAGAGCTGCGGGAGTTGCAGAACCAGCTGTGCATGGAGCAAGAGCATCACCAGCAACAGGTGGAAGAGCTGAAGAGGACATTCTGTAAAGAGCAGCAGAATCTAGAG GGAGTAAAGGGGCAACATggagaagaaaatctgaaggaaCAGCTGGCCCAGGTCCTGCAAGAG CATCATGCTTTGATGGAAGAACTGAGCCGTAGTAAAAAAGATTTTGAGGAGATAATCCAAGCCAAAAATAAAGAACTGGAGGAAACCAAG gaggagaaggaaaaggtgaGAGCCCAAAAAGAAGAGGTGTTGAATCAAATGAATGATGTTTTGGAGAATGAGTTGCAGTGCACAATCTGTTCTGAGCACTTTATCGAG GCAGTCACTCTGAACTGTGCACACAGCTTCTGCTCCTACTGTATCAATGAGTGGACGAAACGTAAAGTGGAGTGCCCTATCTGCAGGCAGGAGATCAAATCAAAGACACGCTCTCTGGTGCTGGATAATTGCATTGACAGGATGGTAGAAAAACTGGATGTGGAAATGAAAGAACACCGCCTGACCCTTATCAGAGAGCGGAAAGGTGAGAG agaaacagaatgCGTTGGTGAAGACAGCCACAGACAATGA
- the RNF8 gene encoding E3 ubiquitin-protein ligase RNF8 isoform X1, which produces MATRGPSRLAWCLRRVGASGDWLLLEAGTQVTIGRGLDLTYQLVSKTCPLMISRKHCVFQQNAEGQWTVKDNKSLNGVWLNKQRLDPSKAYPIAEGDRIQLGVPLENKESAEYEYEVIKDEWEKIRPFLAQRNDLGKAKSSRTKRKFSLEELETSGSEGPSNSRSKRDRVSFDSELLGKSQGKVEEVKQLTEKMAVKLPSPGPSEEDRGPVCRSPVHAEKAVSVLHKDQKGSGLAESWTGLEKLRKTLVDITELKVKVQEKQAAVLNVKQKRRKCAQKDILAMEQELRELQNQLCMEQEHHQQQVEELKRTFCKEQQNLEGVKGQHGEENLKEQLAQVLQEHHALMEELSRSKKDFEEIIQAKNKELEETKEEKEKVRAQKEEVLNQMNDVLENELQCTICSEHFIEAVTLNCAHSFCSYCINEWTKRKVECPICRQEIKSKTRSLVLDNCIDRMVEKLDVEMKEHRLTLIRERKEKQNALVKTATDNDSSVASPIYSILLMSSCDHEDSEENYYCNESYYII; this is translated from the exons ATGGCGACGCGCGGGCCCTCTCGCTTGGCGTGGTGCCTCCGCCGGGTCGGGGCCAGCGGtgactggctgctgctggaggccgGCACGCAG GTAACTATAGGCCGAGGATTAGATCTCACGTATCAGCTGGTGTCAAAAACCTGCCCCTTGATGATCTCCCGTAAGCActgtgttttccagcaaaatgcAGAAGGGCAGTGGACTGTCAAGGATAACAAG AGTCTAAATGGAGTCTGGCTTAACAAACAGCGTCTGGATCCCTCAAAAGCCTATCCTATTGCTGAAGGAGACCGTATCCAATTGGGAGtgcctttggaaaacaaagagagTGCTGAATATGAGTATGAAGTAATTAAAGATGAATGGGAGAAAATCAGACCCTTTTTAGCCCAGAGAAACGACTTGGGGAAAGCTAAAAGTTCAAGAACTAAACGTAAGTTTAGTCTGGAGGAATTGGAGACATCTGGATCAGAAGGCCCCTCAAACTCCAGATCCAAGAGAGACAGAGTGTCCTTTGACAGTGAACTTTTGGGTAAATCACAGGGAAAGGTAGAAGAGGTCAAACAGTTAACAGAGAAGATGGCTGTCAAACTGCCTTCTCCTGGACCAAGTGAGGAGGATAGGGGTCCAGTGTGTAGGAGCCCTGTGCATGCTGAGAAAGCTGTGTCTGTCCTGCATAAGGACCAGAAGGGCTCTGGTCTTGCAGAGTCATGGACTGGCTtggaaaagctgagaaaaactTTAGTAGATATAACAGAGTTAAAGGTCAAAGTGCAGGAGAAGCAGGCAGCAGTTCTGAATGTGAAGCAGAAGCGCAGGAAGTGTGCTCAGAAGGATATCCTGGCAATGGAGCAAGAGCTGCGGGAGTTGCAGAACCAGCTGTGCATGGAGCAAGAGCATCACCAGCAACAGGTGGAAGAGCTGAAGAGGACATTCTGTAAAGAGCAGCAGAATCTAGAG GGAGTAAAGGGGCAACATggagaagaaaatctgaaggaaCAGCTGGCCCAGGTCCTGCAAGAG CATCATGCTTTGATGGAAGAACTGAGCCGTAGTAAAAAAGATTTTGAGGAGATAATCCAAGCCAAAAATAAAGAACTGGAGGAAACCAAG gaggagaaggaaaaggtgaGAGCCCAAAAAGAAGAGGTGTTGAATCAAATGAATGATGTTTTGGAGAATGAGTTGCAGTGCACAATCTGTTCTGAGCACTTTATCGAG GCAGTCACTCTGAACTGTGCACACAGCTTCTGCTCCTACTGTATCAATGAGTGGACGAAACGTAAAGTGGAGTGCCCTATCTGCAGGCAGGAGATCAAATCAAAGACACGCTCTCTGGTGCTGGATAATTGCATTGACAGGATGGTAGAAAAACTGGATGTGGAAATGAAAGAACACCGCCTGACCCTTATCAGAGAGCGGAAAG agaaacagaatgCGTTGGTGAAGACAGCCACAGACAATGACAGCAGTGTCGCTTCTCCCATCTACTCCATCTTGTTGATGAGCAGCTGTGACCATGAGGACTCTGAAGAGAATTATTACTGTAATGAAAGCTACTACATTATCTAA
- the RNF8 gene encoding E3 ubiquitin-protein ligase RNF8 isoform X3: MISRKHCVFQQNAEGQWTVKDNKSLNGVWLNKQRLDPSKAYPIAEGDRIQLGVPLENKESAEYEYEVIKDEWEKIRPFLAQRNDLGKAKSSRTKRKFSLEELETSGSEGPSNSRSKRDRVSFDSELLGKSQGKVEEVKQLTEKMAVKLPSPGPSEEDRGPVCRSPVHAEKAVSVLHKDQKGSGLAESWTGLEKLRKTLVDITELKVKVQEKQAAVLNVKQKRRKCAQKDILAMEQELRELQNQLCMEQEHHQQQVEELKRTFCKEQQNLEGVKGQHGEENLKEQLAQVLQEHHALMEELSRSKKDFEEIIQAKNKELEETKEEKEKVRAQKEEVLNQMNDVLENELQCTICSEHFIEAVTLNCAHSFCSYCINEWTKRKVECPICRQEIKSKTRSLVLDNCIDRMVEKLDVEMKEHRLTLIRERKEKQNALVKTATDNDSSVASPIYSILLMSSCDHEDSEENYYCNESYYII; this comes from the exons ATGATCTCCCGTAAGCActgtgttttccagcaaaatgcAGAAGGGCAGTGGACTGTCAAGGATAACAAG AGTCTAAATGGAGTCTGGCTTAACAAACAGCGTCTGGATCCCTCAAAAGCCTATCCTATTGCTGAAGGAGACCGTATCCAATTGGGAGtgcctttggaaaacaaagagagTGCTGAATATGAGTATGAAGTAATTAAAGATGAATGGGAGAAAATCAGACCCTTTTTAGCCCAGAGAAACGACTTGGGGAAAGCTAAAAGTTCAAGAACTAAACGTAAGTTTAGTCTGGAGGAATTGGAGACATCTGGATCAGAAGGCCCCTCAAACTCCAGATCCAAGAGAGACAGAGTGTCCTTTGACAGTGAACTTTTGGGTAAATCACAGGGAAAGGTAGAAGAGGTCAAACAGTTAACAGAGAAGATGGCTGTCAAACTGCCTTCTCCTGGACCAAGTGAGGAGGATAGGGGTCCAGTGTGTAGGAGCCCTGTGCATGCTGAGAAAGCTGTGTCTGTCCTGCATAAGGACCAGAAGGGCTCTGGTCTTGCAGAGTCATGGACTGGCTtggaaaagctgagaaaaactTTAGTAGATATAACAGAGTTAAAGGTCAAAGTGCAGGAGAAGCAGGCAGCAGTTCTGAATGTGAAGCAGAAGCGCAGGAAGTGTGCTCAGAAGGATATCCTGGCAATGGAGCAAGAGCTGCGGGAGTTGCAGAACCAGCTGTGCATGGAGCAAGAGCATCACCAGCAACAGGTGGAAGAGCTGAAGAGGACATTCTGTAAAGAGCAGCAGAATCTAGAG GGAGTAAAGGGGCAACATggagaagaaaatctgaaggaaCAGCTGGCCCAGGTCCTGCAAGAG CATCATGCTTTGATGGAAGAACTGAGCCGTAGTAAAAAAGATTTTGAGGAGATAATCCAAGCCAAAAATAAAGAACTGGAGGAAACCAAG gaggagaaggaaaaggtgaGAGCCCAAAAAGAAGAGGTGTTGAATCAAATGAATGATGTTTTGGAGAATGAGTTGCAGTGCACAATCTGTTCTGAGCACTTTATCGAG GCAGTCACTCTGAACTGTGCACACAGCTTCTGCTCCTACTGTATCAATGAGTGGACGAAACGTAAAGTGGAGTGCCCTATCTGCAGGCAGGAGATCAAATCAAAGACACGCTCTCTGGTGCTGGATAATTGCATTGACAGGATGGTAGAAAAACTGGATGTGGAAATGAAAGAACACCGCCTGACCCTTATCAGAGAGCGGAAAG agaaacagaatgCGTTGGTGAAGACAGCCACAGACAATGACAGCAGTGTCGCTTCTCCCATCTACTCCATCTTGTTGATGAGCAGCTGTGACCATGAGGACTCTGAAGAGAATTATTACTGTAATGAAAGCTACTACATTATCTAA